In a single window of the Schistocerca americana isolate TAMUIC-IGC-003095 chromosome X, iqSchAmer2.1, whole genome shotgun sequence genome:
- the LOC124556160 gene encoding uncharacterized protein LOC124556160, protein MDFFSFLLSIFVFTAVLKEPTTNSGNFTTVVPGYELPDRQFENVAVFSQVSKASQTVDNPAVSADMGDFTEKYDELDLTKETTVIQTTNTLRSEVETVEHIQMYATDTFVAGMGHLKQGYDEYRVTAEQAEMGTLTPQSERNSTFDVSDDDTP, encoded by the exons AtggattttttctcttttttgctaAGTATCTTTG TTTTTACAGCTGTACTTAAGGAACCTACCACAAATTCTGGGAATTTCACAACCGTCGTTCCTGGATATGAGCTGCCTGATCGTCAATTTGA gaatgttgcagtcttcagtcaaGTATCGAAAGCATCACAAACTGTAGATAATCCCGCAGTATCTGCTGACATGGGGGACTTCACTGAAAAGTATGATGAACTTGATTTGACCAAGGAGACTACAGTTATTCAGACCACTAACACACTGAGATCTGAAGTGGAAACTGTGGAGCATATCCAAATGTATGCCACAGACACATTTGTTGCTGGAATGGGACACCTCAAACAAGGTTATGATGAGTACAGAGTGACAGCAGAACAAGCTGAAATGGGCACACTTACCCCTCAATCAGAGCGCAATTCAACA TTTGATGTTAGTGATGACGATACTCCATGA